The Anas acuta chromosome 18, bAnaAcu1.1, whole genome shotgun sequence genome has a segment encoding these proteins:
- the USH1G gene encoding pre-mRNA splicing regulator USH1G isoform X1 produces the protein MNDQYHRAARDGYLDLLKEATKKDLNSPDEDGMTPTLWAAYHGNLDALRLIVSRGGDPDKCDIWGNTPLHLAAANGHLNCLSFLISFGANIWCLDNDYHTPLDMAAMKGHMECVRYLDSIAAKQSSLNPKLVSKLKDKAFRDAERRIKDCVKLQKKHHERMEKRYRKEMSDNSDTMSFSSYSSSTLSKKFQHMSMVTSLPYSQATIHGTAKGKTKIQKKLEKKKQVDGTFKIYEDGRKSVRSLSGLQLGNDVMFVKQGTYASPKEWTRRNIRDMFLTDEDTVSRAISDPGLHMDSAHSEVSTDSGHDSLFNRPGLGTMVFRRNYVSSGLFGIGREDAGMPGEGDTDGLGVKLRSRLQRSPSLNDSIGSANSLQERNAEDLPWDEVELGLDDDDEPDTSPLETFLASLHMFEFISILKKEKIDLEALMLCSDNDLKSINIPLGPRKKIVDAIQRRRQTLERPDVIVDTEL, from the exons ATGAACGACCAGTACCACCGAGCAGCCCGGGACGGCTACCTGGACCTCCTGAAGGAAGCCACCAAGAAGGACCTCAACTCGCCAGACGAGGATGGCATGACCCCGACCCTCTGGGCTGCCTACCACGGCAACCTGGACGCCCTGCGCCTCATCGTCAGCAGAGG GGGGGATCCAGACAAATGTGACATCTGGGGGAACACCCCCCTTCACCTGGCGGCAGCCAACGGCCACCTGAACTGCCTTTCCTTCCTCATCTCTTTTGGGGCCAACATCTGGTGCCTGGACAACGACTACCACACCCCGCTGGACATGGCAGCCATGAAGGGGCACATGGAGTGCGTGCGCTACCTGGACTCTATCGCTGCCAAGCAGAGCAGCCTCAACCCCAAGCTGGTGAGCAAGCTGAAGGACAAGGCCTTCCGCGACGCCGAGCGGAGGATCAAGGACTGCgtgaagctgcagaagaaacacCACGAGAGGATGGAGAAACGGTACAGGAAGGAGATGTCGGATAACTCAGACACCATGAGCTTCTCCAGCTACTCGAGTAGCACCTTAAGCAAGAAGTTCCAACACATGTCTATGGTGACGTCCCTGCCATACTCACAAGCCACCATCCACGGCACAGCCAAGGGAAAGACGAAAATACAGAAGAAGCTAGAGAAGAAGAAGCAGGTGGATGGGACCTTCAAGATCTACGAGGACGGGAGGAAAAGCGTGCGCTCTCTGTCCGGCCTGCAGCTGGGGAACGACGTGATGTTCGTGAAGCAGGGCACGTACGCCAGCCCCAAGGAGTGGACCCGCCGTAATATCAGAGACATGTTCCTCACAGATGAAGACACCGTCTCCCGTGCCATAAGCGACCCGGGTTTGCACATGGACTCGGCCCACTCCGAAGTCAGCACTGACTCCGGCCACGACTCCTTGTTCAACCGCCCCGGGCTGGGCACCATGGTGTTCAGGCGCAACTACGTCAGCAGCGGGCTCTTCGGCATCGGCCGGGAGGACGCCGGCATGCCAGGCGAAGGTGATACGGATGGGCTGGGTGTCAAACTGCGGAGCCGCCTGCAGCGCTCGCCAAGTCTCAACGACAGCATTGGCAGTGCCAACAGCCTGCAGGAGAGGAACGCGGAGGACCTACCCTGGGACGAGGTGGAGCTGGGCTTAGATGACGATGACGAACCCGACACCAGCCCCTTGGAGACTTTTCTGGCTTCCCTGCACATGTTTGAGTTTATCTCCAtcttgaagaaggaaaagatcGACTTGGAGGCCCTCATGCTGTGTTCAGACAATGATCTGAAGAGCATCAATATCCCACTGGGCCCCAGGAAAAAGATTgtggatgccatccagaggagACGGCAGACTCTGGAGAGGCCAGATGTCATTGTAGACACTGAACT atag
- the USH1G gene encoding pre-mRNA splicing regulator USH1G isoform X2 — MNDQYHRAARDGYLDLLKEATKKDLNSPDEDGMTPTLWAAYHGNLDALRLIVSRGGDPDKCDIWGNTPLHLAAANGHLNCLSFLISFGANIWCLDNDYHTPLDMAAMKGHMECVRYLDSIAAKQSSLNPKLVSKLKDKAFRDAERRIKDCVKLQKKHHERMEKRYRKEMSDNSDTMSFSSYSSSTLSKKFQHMSMVTSLPYSQATIHGTAKGKTKIQKKLEKKKQVDGTFKIYEDGRKSVRSLSGLQLGNDVMFVKQGTYASPKEWTRRNIRDMFLTDEDTVSRAISDPGLHMDSAHSEVSTDSGHDSLFNRPGLGTMVFRRNYVSSGLFGIGREDAGMPGEGDTDGLGVKLRSRLQRSPSLNDSIGSANSLQERNAEDLPWDEVELGLDDDDEPDTSPLETFLASLHMFEFISILKKEKIDLEALMLCSDNDLKSINIPLGPRKKIVDAIQRRRQTLERPDVIVDTEL; from the exons ATGAACGACCAGTACCACCGAGCAGCCCGGGACGGCTACCTGGACCTCCTGAAGGAAGCCACCAAGAAGGACCTCAACTCGCCAGACGAGGATGGCATGACCCCGACCCTCTGGGCTGCCTACCACGGCAACCTGGACGCCCTGCGCCTCATCGTCAGCAGAGG GGGGGATCCAGACAAATGTGACATCTGGGGGAACACCCCCCTTCACCTGGCGGCAGCCAACGGCCACCTGAACTGCCTTTCCTTCCTCATCTCTTTTGGGGCCAACATCTGGTGCCTGGACAACGACTACCACACCCCGCTGGACATGGCAGCCATGAAGGGGCACATGGAGTGCGTGCGCTACCTGGACTCTATCGCTGCCAAGCAGAGCAGCCTCAACCCCAAGCTGGTGAGCAAGCTGAAGGACAAGGCCTTCCGCGACGCCGAGCGGAGGATCAAGGACTGCgtgaagctgcagaagaaacacCACGAGAGGATGGAGAAACGGTACAGGAAGGAGATGTCGGATAACTCAGACACCATGAGCTTCTCCAGCTACTCGAGTAGCACCTTAAGCAAGAAGTTCCAACACATGTCTATGGTGACGTCCCTGCCATACTCACAAGCCACCATCCACGGCACAGCCAAGGGAAAGACGAAAATACAGAAGAAGCTAGAGAAGAAGAAGCAGGTGGATGGGACCTTCAAGATCTACGAGGACGGGAGGAAAAGCGTGCGCTCTCTGTCCGGCCTGCAGCTGGGGAACGACGTGATGTTCGTGAAGCAGGGCACGTACGCCAGCCCCAAGGAGTGGACCCGCCGTAATATCAGAGACATGTTCCTCACAGATGAAGACACCGTCTCCCGTGCCATAAGCGACCCGGGTTTGCACATGGACTCGGCCCACTCCGAAGTCAGCACTGACTCCGGCCACGACTCCTTGTTCAACCGCCCCGGGCTGGGCACCATGGTGTTCAGGCGCAACTACGTCAGCAGCGGGCTCTTCGGCATCGGCCGGGAGGACGCCGGCATGCCAGGCGAAGGTGATACGGATGGGCTGGGTGTCAAACTGCGGAGCCGCCTGCAGCGCTCGCCAAGTCTCAACGACAGCATTGGCAGTGCCAACAGCCTGCAGGAGAGGAACGCGGAGGACCTACCCTGGGACGAGGTGGAGCTGGGCTTAGATGACGATGACGAACCCGACACCAGCCCCTTGGAGACTTTTCTGGCTTCCCTGCACATGTTTGAGTTTATCTCCAtcttgaagaaggaaaagatcGACTTGGAGGCCCTCATGCTGTGTTCAGACAATGATCTGAAGAGCATCAATATCCCACTGGGCCCCAGGAAAAAGATTgtggatgccatccagaggagACGGCAGACTCTGGAGAGGCCAGATGTCATTGTAGACACTGAACTGTAA